The nucleotide window CGCCACGCCAACGTTGCTATGGGCGAGCGAGACAATACCGGAGAGGATGGTATCTTCCTGACGGCTGCCATTCACGTAAATAATGGAAATCGGCATCATGTTGGCAGGGATCAGGAGCATCACCGAGGCAATCAGCGCCGCCCAGCATTTTTGCAGGCTGTTGTTGCGCCGAAGTCTTAACGGGATATGGCAGCGGGGGCAGCGTCCGCGCGCGTCAGCTAACCCGGTGTAGTGGCATCCCAGGCAGACGCGGAGGTTTTCATCGGGGCGCGTGGCAGGGCGCTGCGGATAAAATCGCTCCCAGAGCTGTTCAACATTCAGGTGGATCAGGGTCAAAATACTGAGCAACACCAGCGAGATAAAGGCCACCAGGCCAATGCCGGGCTGTAAGAACGCATAGTCTTGTACCTTAATTGAGGCGACGCCAATGCCAACCAGATAAATATCCAGCATCACCCACTCTTTGAGTTTATCCAGCATGAGCAGGACAGGGCGCAGGTTCATCCCCAGAATGTTGCCAAGCCAAAGGTAAGCGATGGCGGCGACCAGAACCAGCGGCGCACCAACGGTGCAGAACAGCACCATTGAGGCGGTGAGTGGATCACCCTGGCGTGTCATCTGCCAGATCCCCTGCAGCACGTTGGCATCAATGCGCACGCCCAGAAGATAGAGTTTCAGCAGCGGTTCGCTCCAGGCAAACGGCATCAGCAACAGCATGGCGACCGCCATTGCAGCGAGTCGAGTGAGTGACCAGTCGCGGCCGTCGCGAATTTTGGCGTTACAGCGAGGACAAAAGGCACTTTGGTGCGATTTCATCTTCGGCAACATAAAAAGCGTATCGCACTGAGGGCAACGCTGATAATATGCTCGAGGCAGCGCTTCGCTAACCGTACGGACAGTTATCTTTTTGGTCGGCGTAATTCTGGTTATTTTTAATGCCATCAGTTGCGCACAAATAAGTAATGTTGAACGTTATATTAACTCATGAACGGATTCATCTTGAGCATAAGCGCATTTAATGCTTATTTTAATAGGCTATGCGGTAGTTTTGTAAGACAACCAAGTGATTGAATAATGAACAAAACAGAATTCTACGCGGAGCTTAACCGCGATTTTAAGGCATTGATGGCAGGTGAAACCAGCTTCTTAGCCACTCTGGCAAATACAAGTGCGTTACTGTTTGAGCGTCTGTCTGGTGTGAACTGGGCCGGTTTTTATCTTCTTGAAGGTGAAACGCTGGTGCTTGGGCCATTCCAGGGGAAAATTGCCTGCGTGCGTATTCCGGTGGGACGCGGAGTGTGTGGCACCGCTGTTGCGACAAATCAGGTTCAGCGCGTAGAAGATGTTCATGCCTTTGATGGGCACATTGCCTGCGATGCGGCCAGCAACGCCGAAATCGTCCTTCCGCTGGTGGTGAAAAATCAGATTATTGGCGTTCTGGATATCGACAGTACGGTCTTCAGCCGCTTTACAACCGAGGACGAACAAGGGCTGCGCGAGCTGGTAGCGAACCTGGAAAACGTTCTTGCAGCAACCGATTATCAAAAATTCTTTGCGAGCGTCGCAGGATAATCAACGGATAACGTAGCATTTACTGATAGCGTCATTATAATGACGCCTGTTCATGCCTGCGCTTGTTGGCAACGTCCGTTGTAATCAGGAAATTTCATGGAAAATCAACCTAAGTTGAATAGCAGTAAAGAAGTTATCGCATTTCTGGCCGAGCGTTTCCCACAGTGCTTCAGCGCTGAAGGTGAAGCTCGTCCCCTGAAAGTCGGTATTTTTCAGGATCTGGTGGCACGTGTTGAGGGGGAAATGAACCTCAGCAAAACTCAGCTTCGTTCCGCCTTACGTCTTTATACTTCGAGCTGGCGTTACCTGTACGGTATCAAAGCGGGTGCGACCCGTGTTGATCTCGACGGCAACCCTTGCGGTGAGCTGGATGAGCAGCACGTTGAGCACGCGCGTAAGCAGCTGGAAGAAGCCAAAGCACGCGTTCAGGCACAACGTGCTGAACAGCAAGCGAAAAAGCGTGAAGCAGCAGCGGCAAACGGTCAGGAAGACGCACCTCGTCGTGAGCGTAAACCGCGTCCTGCACCGCGTCGCAATGAGAATAACGATCGCAAACCGCGTGCTGACAAACCAGCAGCGAAAGCCCCGCGTGCGCCTCGTGAAGAGCAGCGCCATACCCCGGTTTCTGACATTAACGCACTGAGCGTAGGTCAGGCGCTGAAGGTAAAAGCGGGTAACAATGCGATGGACGCCACCGTACTGGAAATCACCAAAGATGGCGTTCGTGTACAGCTGACTTCTGGTATGTCAATGATTGTACGCGCAGAACACTTGTTGTTCTGAAACGGAGGCCAAGCCTGGCATGAACACTTTTTTTAAGCTCACCGCGCTGGCGGGTCTGTTTGCCATAACAGGCCATGCTTTCGCAGTGGACGATATCACGCGTGTTGATCAAATTCCGGTATTGAAGGAAGAGACGCAGCACGCGACGGTGAGTGAGCGTGTGACGTCACGCTTCACTCGTTCGCACTATCGTCAGTTCGATCTCGATCAGGCCTTTTCGGCCAAAATCTTTGACCGCTATCTGAACTTGCTGGATTACAGCCATAACGTACTGCTTGCCAGCGATGTCGAGCAGTTCGCAAAACGCAAATCCGACGTGGGTGACGAGCTGCGCTCCGGCAAACTGGACCTGTTCTACGATCTGTATAACCTGTCGCAAAAGCGTCGCTTTGAGCGTTACCAGTATGCGCTGAAAGTGCTGGAACGTCCGATGGACTTCACCGGCAACGACACCTTTAATCTGGACCGCAGTAAAGCACCGTGGCCGAAAGATGAAGCCGAACTGAATGCGCTGTGGGACGGAAAGGTAAAATATGACGAGCTGAGCCTTAAGCTCGCTGGCAAAGACGAAAAAGAGATCCGTGACACGCTGACGCGTCGTTATAAATCGGCCATTCGTCGTCTGGCGCAAACCAACAGTGAAGATGTGTTCTCACTGGCGATGACCGCTTTTGCTCACGAAATCGACCCGCACACCAACTATCTCTCCCCGCGTAATACCGAACAGTTCAATACCGAAATGAGCTTGTCTCTGGAAGGTATTGGTGCGGTGCTGCAGATGGACGATGATTACACCGTGATCAACTCGATGGTTGCTGGTGGCCCGGCGTCGAAAAGCAAAGCGATTAGCGTTGGTGACCGCATTGTGGGTGTCGGGCAAACCGGCCAGAACATGGTCGACGTGATCGGCTGGCGTCTGGATGATGTGGTTGCGCTGATTAAAGGTCCGAAAGGTAGCAAAGTTCGCCTGGAAGTGTTGCCTGCAGGCAAAGGCACCAAAACCCGTATCGTTACCCTGACGCGTGAGCGTATCCGCCTGGAAGATCGCGCGGTGAAAATGTCGGTGAAAACCGTGGGTAAAGAGAAGGTGGGTGTTCTTGATATCCCTGGCTTCTACGTTGGTCTGACCGACGATGTGAAAGTGCAACTGCAGAAGCTTGAGAAGCAGAATGTCAGCAGCGTGATCATTGACCTGCGCAGCAATGGCGGCGGGGCACTGACCGAAGCGGTTTCTCTGTCAGGCCTGTTTATCCCGTCTGGCCCGGTGGTTCAGGTGCGTGATAACAACGGTAAAGTACGCGAAGATGCCGACAACGATGGTGTGGTCTACTATAAAGGCCCGCTGGTGGTTCTGGTCGACCGCTTCAGTGCTTCTGCATCTGAAATCTTTGCCGCGGCAATGCAGGACTATGGTCGTGCGCTGATCGTGGGTGAGCCGACGTTCGGTAAAGGTACCGTTCAGCAGTATCGCTCTCTGAATCGTATCTACGATCAGATGCTGCGTCCGGAATGGCCGGCACTGGGTTCTGTACAGTACACCATTCAGAAGTTCTACCGCGTGAACGGCGGCAGTACGCAGCGTAAAGGCGTAACGCCGGACATCATGATGCCGACAGGCACGGAAGAGACTGAAACCGGCGAGAAGTTTGAAGATAACGCGTTGCCGTGGGATAGCATCAATGCCGCGACTTACGTGAAATCAGGTGATATGACGCAGTTTGGCCCTGAATTGCTGAAAGATCATAACGATCGTATCGCGAAAGATCCGGAATTCCAGTACATCATGAAAGACATTGCTCGTTTCAATGCCATGAAAGATAAACGGAATATTGTGTCTCTTAACTACGCTCAGCGTGAGAAAGAGAACGCGGAAGACGATGCAACGCGTCTGGCGCGTATCAACGATCGTTTCAAACGTGAAGGTAAGCCTTTGCTCAAGAAACTGGACGATCTGCCTAAAGATTACCAGGAGCCCGATCCGTATCTGGACGAGACGGTTCATATCGCTCTCGACCTGGCGAATCAGGAAAAAGACAAACCTGCCGTGCAACCTGCTCCGGCAAAATAATCTCCCGACAGGCACAAGAAATTGTGCCTGTTTTTTTTAAGTTCTGCATCCTCCCGTCAATCAGATTTTCAATTGTGTAAAGTTGTGTCTTTCTGGTGACTTACACATGCTGGATCCTTGAAAATAGCCACAATACCCATACGATGTGGGTAATCGCATAGTGCGTTTTGTTAAACTGAGGTTAAAAGAAAATTATGATGCGAATCGCGCTCTTCCTGCTCACCAACCTGGCGGTTATGGTGGTTTTCGGGCTGGTGCTAAGCCTGACAGGAATTCGGTCGAGCAGCGTTCAGGGTCTGTTGATTATGGCGCTGCTGTTTGGTTTCGGGGGCTCTTTCGTTTCGCTTCTCATGTCGAAATGGATGGCACTGAAATCGGTAGGTGGTGAGGTTATTGAACAGCCGCGCAACGATATGGAGCAGTGGCTGATGAATACGGTTGCACAGCAATCCCAGCAGGCCGGGATCGCTATGCCGCAAGTGGCGATTTATCATGCACCGGATATCAACGCCTTTGCCACGGGTGCCCGTCGCGATGCGTCACTGGTTGCTGTCAGCACCGGTCTGTTGCAGAACATGAGCCGTGATGAAGCTGAAGCGGTCATCGCTCACGAAATCAGCCATATCGCGAACGGTGACATGGTGACCATGACCCTGATTCAGGGCGTAGTGAACACCTTCGTTATCTTCATTTCCCGTATTCTGGCGCAAATTGCCGCTGGATTCATGGGTGGCAACCGCGACGACGGTGAAGAGAGCAACGGCAACCCGCTGATCTATTTCGCTGTTTCGATGGTGCTGGAGCTGGTATTCGGTATTCTGGCAAGCATCATTACCATGTGGTTCTCCCGCCACCGTGAATTCCACGCGGATGCCGGCTCTGCAAAACTGGTAGGGCGTGAGAAGATGATTGCAGCGTTGCAGCGTCTGAAAACCAGTTACGAGCCACAGGAAGCCACCAGCATGATGGCATTCTGCATTAACGGTAAATCGAAATCGCTGAGCGAAATGTTTATGTCTCACCCGCCGCTGGATAAACGCATTGAAGCGCTGCGCAGCGGGGAATACCTGAAGTAACGCTGAAGAGTTGCAATGAACCGGGCAGGAGAACACTCCGCCCGGTTTTTTTATGCCTGTACTCTGGGCTGAGTGATGCGGAGCCCACTGATGATAGCGGCGATGGTGGCAAGGGTTCCTGCGGTAAGGAGTGCAATGTGGTTACCATTTTGTCCGGCAAGATTAAACATCAGGGCGACCAGGGCCGCACCGGTGCTTTGCCCCAGCAGGCGCGCGGTTCCCAGCATACCGCTGGCTCCACCACTGCGATGGCGTGGTGCTGAAGTAATAATGGTGTGGTTATTAGGTGACTGGAACAGGCCAAAACCCGCGCCGCACAGGATCATACGCCAGATAATATCCAGATCGGAGGGTGACGACGGGAGCAGCGCCAGCGCGAAAAGTCCTGTCGCCATCACAATCAACCCCAGTGCGCCAAGCAATCCGGCATGCACGCGCTCAATCAAATACCCCGCCAGCGGAGCCATCACCATTGTCGCCAGCGGCCATGGTGTTAACAGCAGCCCGGTCTCAACTTCTGAACGTCCAACCACGCTTTGCAGGAAGAAGGGCAGGGAGACCAGTGCCAGCATCTGGGCGCAAAACGAGCAGACTGAGGTACAGATAGACAGCGAAAACAACGGAATTCGTAGCAGATCCACCGGTAATAGCGGCACCGGTAAAGCCAACTGGCGTCGTACAAAGAAGAAACCGATCACCAGCAGGGCGACGAGCTCTGCCCCGGTAAGCATGAGTGACTGGCCTTGCGCAAAACCGCCAAGAGCGGTAATAAGCAGGCCAAATGTCAGCGCATTCATTACTGCACCCGGCAGGTCAAAGCGTGTGGTTGTGTTTTTAGAGCCGTTCGCCGGGAGATAGCGCAGCGCAAAGAAGAGTGCCACGATGCCCAGCGGTACGTTAATCGCAAACAGCCATTGCCATGAGGCGACAGAGAGAATTGCGGCCGCAATTGTCGGCCCGGCGGCTGACGATACGGCCACGATGAATGAGTTGATCCCCATACCGCGGCCCAACTGGTGTGACGGATAGATTAAACGAATCAATGCGGTGTTTACACTCATCAACGCTGCGCCGCCAAACCCTTGCGCAATTCGGGCGAGCGTCAGGGTATGCAGTGAATCTGAAAGGGCGCAGAAAAGCGAGGTTAGCGTAAATACAGCCAACCCGCACTGGTAGATCCGGCGATAACCGAACATATCACCCAGAAAAGAGAGTGAGAGCAGGGAAACAACAATCGCCATCTGGTAGGCGTTGACGATCCAGATGGAGCTGGCGGGAGAAGCATGAAGGTCGCTGGCAATGGTTGGCAGGGCAACGTTGGCAATTGCACCGTCAAGGACGGCCATCGAAATACCGATGATAATTGTCGCAATAGCGCCGTATCGCTGGGGCAAAGGCAGACCATCGGAAAGGTTTTTTTCCATTACGAGTGAAAAGCTCAGTGTGAAATTATTCTCATGGTAACTATTTTAGCATTATTAATGCCTCTTTATGCAGCAGATTTGTAACGAAGCAAACGGGGATTGATTGCAGGTAACATGACGGGAATTTATAATAAAAACAGGTTCTGATTTTTATAAAACACTCTCTATGAGGTGATAAATGGCAATCGCAGATTTGGATAAGCAGCCAGATTCTGTTTCTTCCGTGTTGAAGGTGTTCGGCATCTTACAGGCGCTCGGAGAAGAGCGTGAAATAGGTATTACAGAGTTATCACAGCGTGTAATGATGTCGAAAAGCACTGTTTATCGCTTTTTACAAACCATGAAGTCCCTGGGATATGTTGCACAGGAAGGCGAATCTGAAAAGTATTCTCTGACGCTAAAACTGTTCGAATTAGGTGCCCGCGCGCTGCAAAACGTTGATCTGATCCGTAGCGCAGATATTCAGATGCGTGAAATTTCCCGCCTGACGAAAGAGACCATCCACCTGGGGGCGATGGATGAAGACAGCATTGTTTACATCCATAAAATTGACTCCATGTACAGCCTGCGCATGTATTCGCGCATTGGCCGCCGTAACCCACTGTATAGCACTGCAATTGGTAAAGTTCTGCTGGCATGGCGTGACCGTGAAGAGGTGAAACAGATCCTCGAAGGCGTGGAATACAAGCGCAGCACTGAGCGAACCATTACTAATACTGATGAGCTAATGGTCGTGCTCGATAAAGTGCGTGAGCAGGGTTATGGCGAAGATAATGAAGAGCAGGAAGAAGGGCTGCGCTGTATCGGTGTTCCTGTATTCGACCGTTTTGGCGTTGTCATTGCGGGGCTGAGTATCTCCTTCCCGACGCTGCGTTTCTCGGAAGAGCGTCTGCGTGAATATGTTGCTATTCTTCATACCGCTGCGCGCAAAATTTCTGAGCAGATGGGTTACAACGACTATCCGTTTTAACCGTCGTTGAGAATAAAAAACGCCGCATTTTTTGCGGCGTTTTTTATGGTTACGTCTGGCAGAGTGTTACCCGTTATCGACCACGACGGTCATTTTACGGAACACCGGGCAATTCGATAACCCGAAAATACCGCTGTCAGAATGCAGATACTGTGCTGTGCTTACACCCTGGGCTGTCAGGTATTTGCACTGGATACCTAACCCAGCCGCGTTTTCGGTGCTGCCCACAAGGACACCGTAACCGGTTAGCAGAAGGCCAGTCCATAGCACGGCCAGCGCAATAAGGGTTCGAATGATTAAACGCATCATTGCCTCTTTTTCTTCGTTGTCATGCTCTTAAGCGTAACCTGTTTACGTAATGAAACAAGTACATGATTCTGAAAAGAGCTTGATGAAGTTACAGTTAGTCCCTGTTTAAGATAAGCGTGATAACCTGGTAACTTCAGGCCTTAAGACGGAGTGTGGAGTGAAAAAAATACGCTGGATAATTCTGATTATTGTGCTGATAGCATGCGTAGTGCTGTGGACGCAGACTATCAATGTGATGTGCGATCAGGATGTACAGTTTTTTAGTGGCGTTTGCGCAATCAATAAGTTTATTCCGTGGTAGCACGCATTTTTTCTAAAGGTGATTTCCTTCCTTCGCGCCAGTGGTAAAATGAACGTTTTTATTGAGGTGGTGAAATGGGTGAGTTACTGAATTCAGGGCTGCTGAATATGGCGTCCCTGGTGATCTCTTTGGTTGTTCTGGTTGCGGGTCTGGTTATTTGGTTTTTCGTGAACCGCGTCAGTTCTCGTACTAACGAGCAGATCGAACTGCTGGAAGCGCTGCTCGATCAGCAAAAGCGTCAGAATGCGCTGCTACGTCGTCTGTGCGAAGCGAATGAACCTGAAGAGAAAGCAGCCCCGCAAGAAGCGGTAGCTGAAGACAAAGAAGGCGAAGACGATTTTATCCGCCTGGTGGCTGAACGTTAATCTGTCTGTCCCGGGAGGTGGTTATGGTCTGGAAAAATCTCTGGTATGACCCCTCCCTGAAGCATCACACACCAGATGGTTTTCGTAATACCTATCCGGTAGGGCACCAGGCTGGTGACGTTGACCGCTGGCGTAAGGCGCGCAAAGTTGCG belongs to Enterobacter cloacae and includes:
- a CDS encoding IclR family transcriptional regulator, translating into MAIADLDKQPDSVSSVLKVFGILQALGEEREIGITELSQRVMMSKSTVYRFLQTMKSLGYVAQEGESEKYSLTLKLFELGARALQNVDLIRSADIQMREISRLTKETIHLGAMDEDSIVYIHKIDSMYSLRMYSRIGRRNPLYSTAIGKVLLAWRDREEVKQILEGVEYKRSTERTITNTDELMVVLDKVREQGYGEDNEEQEEGLRCIGVPVFDRFGVVIAGLSISFPTLRFSEERLREYVAILHTAARKISEQMGYNDYPF
- the proQ gene encoding RNA chaperone ProQ, producing MENQPKLNSSKEVIAFLAERFPQCFSAEGEARPLKVGIFQDLVARVEGEMNLSKTQLRSALRLYTSSWRYLYGIKAGATRVDLDGNPCGELDEQHVEHARKQLEEAKARVQAQRAEQQAKKREAAAANGQEDAPRRERKPRPAPRRNENNDRKPRADKPAAKAPRAPREEQRHTPVSDINALSVGQALKVKAGNNAMDATVLEITKDGVRVQLTSGMSMIVRAEHLLF
- a CDS encoding tail-specific protease → MNTFFKLTALAGLFAITGHAFAVDDITRVDQIPVLKEETQHATVSERVTSRFTRSHYRQFDLDQAFSAKIFDRYLNLLDYSHNVLLASDVEQFAKRKSDVGDELRSGKLDLFYDLYNLSQKRRFERYQYALKVLERPMDFTGNDTFNLDRSKAPWPKDEAELNALWDGKVKYDELSLKLAGKDEKEIRDTLTRRYKSAIRRLAQTNSEDVFSLAMTAFAHEIDPHTNYLSPRNTEQFNTEMSLSLEGIGAVLQMDDDYTVINSMVAGGPASKSKAISVGDRIVGVGQTGQNMVDVIGWRLDDVVALIKGPKGSKVRLEVLPAGKGTKTRIVTLTRERIRLEDRAVKMSVKTVGKEKVGVLDIPGFYVGLTDDVKVQLQKLEKQNVSSVIIDLRSNGGGALTEAVSLSGLFIPSGPVVQVRDNNGKVREDADNDGVVYYKGPLVVLVDRFSASASEIFAAAMQDYGRALIVGEPTFGKGTVQQYRSLNRIYDQMLRPEWPALGSVQYTIQKFYRVNGGSTQRKGVTPDIMMPTGTEETETGEKFEDNALPWDSINAATYVKSGDMTQFGPELLKDHNDRIAKDPEFQYIMKDIARFNAMKDKRNIVSLNYAQREKENAEDDATRLARINDRFKREGKPLLKKLDDLPKDYQEPDPYLDETVHIALDLANQEKDKPAVQPAPAK
- a CDS encoding paraquat-inducible membrane protein A, translating into MALKITRITPTKKITVRTVSEALPRAYYQRCPQCDTLFMLPKMKSHQSAFCPRCNAKIRDGRDWSLTRLAAMAVAMLLLMPFAWSEPLLKLYLLGVRIDANVLQGIWQMTRQGDPLTASMVLFCTVGAPLVLVAAIAYLWLGNILGMNLRPVLLMLDKLKEWVMLDIYLVGIGVASIKVQDYAFLQPGIGLVAFISLVLLSILTLIHLNVEQLWERFYPQRPATRPDENLRVCLGCHYTGLADARGRCPRCHIPLRLRRNNSLQKCWAALIASVMLLIPANMMPISIIYVNGSRQEDTILSGIVSLAHSNVGVAAIVFIASILVPFTKVVVMFTLLISIHFKCEQGLRSRILLLRLVTWIGRWSMLDLFVISLMMSLINRDQLLAFTMGPAAFYFGSAVILTILAVEWLDSRLLWDAHESGNARFAD
- the htpX gene encoding protease HtpX; translation: MMRIALFLLTNLAVMVVFGLVLSLTGIRSSSVQGLLIMALLFGFGGSFVSLLMSKWMALKSVGGEVIEQPRNDMEQWLMNTVAQQSQQAGIAMPQVAIYHAPDINAFATGARRDASLVAVSTGLLQNMSRDEAEAVIAHEISHIANGDMVTMTLIQGVVNTFVIFISRILAQIAAGFMGGNRDDGEESNGNPLIYFAVSMVLELVFGILASIITMWFSRHREFHADAGSAKLVGREKMIAALQRLKTSYEPQEATSMMAFCINGKSKSLSEMFMSHPPLDKRIEALRSGEYLK
- a CDS encoding MFS transporter encodes the protein MEKNLSDGLPLPQRYGAIATIIIGISMAVLDGAIANVALPTIASDLHASPASSIWIVNAYQMAIVVSLLSLSFLGDMFGYRRIYQCGLAVFTLTSLFCALSDSLHTLTLARIAQGFGGAALMSVNTALIRLIYPSHQLGRGMGINSFIVAVSSAAGPTIAAAILSVASWQWLFAINVPLGIVALFFALRYLPANGSKNTTTRFDLPGAVMNALTFGLLITALGGFAQGQSLMLTGAELVALLVIGFFFVRRQLALPVPLLPVDLLRIPLFSLSICTSVCSFCAQMLALVSLPFFLQSVVGRSEVETGLLLTPWPLATMVMAPLAGYLIERVHAGLLGALGLIVMATGLFALALLPSSPSDLDIIWRMILCGAGFGLFQSPNNHTIITSAPRHRSGGASGMLGTARLLGQSTGAALVALMFNLAGQNGNHIALLTAGTLATIAAIISGLRITQPRVQA